Genomic segment of Denticeps clupeoides chromosome 13, fDenClu1.1, whole genome shotgun sequence:
GCAGTGCAAGCGCAGGGTGGCCGAGGGCGAGAGGACGGCGGCCCTGGACAGGTACCCGCGCCTGGGCGACTGGCTTCGCACCATCAACCTGAAACCCGAGCTGCTGGAGGTACGGCGTCGTTTCTGCCCGTCACCGTCTTCCCCGAAAGAGCACTTTAGGGCTATCACAACAAGGCGAGGGGCCGAAACACGATCCGCGCCGGGCCATATGCTCACAATGCAGAGTGCCGGGGATCGGCCTGGGATTGTTACGTTACACTGCCGCATCGCTGGATTGGGTTTAATTTGGTTAAGTAGTTACTTCTTAAATTGGGAAAAGGATTATGTGTGCAGGGGATCTTAAGTAAAGGAGAGAATCTTCATTAGGCCCACTGCGTGTAGGTCCAGCATTGGTAATTGTCCTAATGTaaagtaataaattaaaatgtcgGGCCTTAACAGCGTCATGGTTAATGAGTCATTTCCCCATGTGGTGCGTGTTCGAGGCCGCCGTCGTGTTTATGAGTCCATACCCGAGGAACTTTGTCAGAGTCAAAGGTCACCTGGAACTCACCTGGTAGCTCACCAGGTATCGTGAGAGAACAACGACTTCACAGAACACAGTCGTTGTAAACCGTTCAGTTGATTTATGTGCAGCTAGGGACAGTTCCTAGGTCAGGTCCTCCTGCTTCTAAATCCTAATAGGCTGACTACCAAAGATCTGGTTATAGACCATCCGgtaaatttaacccatcaggtTTAGCATATTTAGTCACAACATGACTATAATGCACAAATCTAATTTCTTTCATTGTGTTAATTCACTGAACTTGAGTCGTCATTGTCAGCCCCACCCAAAAGGGGTCTGGTCTGTTATCATCTGAGGTTCCCTGATGGTGCAGCGAGATACCAGCCACCATCAGATCAGCTCTCATGTTCTCTATCATATTTCGTATGTAAGGAAGCATGTGCAGGATAATAAAAGTGTCACCATGAAGATATACATGGTGATTGCGTGATAATCTCATATACTTTCTCCAACACTACTAGACGTATACCTTCCCGTGCTCACACTTCCTGCCATTATTGGGGGCcgcggtggtctagcgggtaaagaagtggactcgAAGGGGttacgggttcaaatcccgaaccgccagttccccttgatcaaggcaccgtccccacacgctgctccccgggcgcctgtcatgcccgGCTACTGATCACcaaagggtgacggttaaatacagaggacacatttcgttgtgtcaccgtgcgctgtgcattacaacgacaatcacttctctcAATGAATTTCTTGTCAGGAATCTTAAGTGATGAGGGTTGGAAGAATCTCGCAGCGTTCCGTGACAACGGCCATCCCAAGCGGAGGGACGTAAACAGTGTGTGAGTCCAGCCGGGCTCCTGACACACACCCGATACAGCCGGCTAATCCGGGGAATGTGCTGACTCACGTTCTCTCCCCCGGCCGGCCCTATTTTTACCCTCACAAACCGCGACCGGCCCGAACAGGACGCGCGGACGCCGGCCCGGAGGGCGAAACGGGACTCCAATAAAAGGGGATTGTGGGAAGGGGATGAGCGAGATCCGCGGCTTAGCGGGGCTGTTTTCCAGAGGTACGTACGCAGGACGGCAGCGGGCGGCCACCTTCCTTTCCAAGTCCAGTTGCTGTAATCAGAAGTGTGCAGTGATGTGGCTGTAGATGTTTTTGGGGTTTTAGTTGGACGTCCATCACGTCTTTGGTCTGCTTTAAGTGCGCGTGGAGACCAGCTCGTTGCTCAGCGTTCCTCCTGAATAATGCCACGAAGCGTCTCTGTCGGTGCCACACCCACGTGTCATCGATACGAGGGACATTACGGCGCGAACGCCGCCGTTGCTGTGACGCCGTGCGCTGGTTCTGAACCGGATCAACCACCCCGGCACCCAATCAAACATTTCTGGAATCAGATTTCCGTGGAATGGAAGCCGGGACGGTGGGGGAGGAATGCCCCTCTGGGCCGGGGAGTGTCGTCTTCCCGCACATCAGAGGGCCTCGTCGGTCACGCCCTCCGTTGCCGCGTCAACCTTGCCTGAACCCGGCGGCGTTTTCTGCCGTAAAAGCGGGCGGCTTGGCCGCTGCTTGTGTTGTCGCCGCTTGCCGCGCGGCCCACCCCGCCCGGTCCCAGAAGTGAAAGGTCAGAGGCTggagagcatgctgggaaatggcGAGTCGGGCGTAGCTGCGGTCTGGCCCAGGAAGCGGGAGGCGGGACCCCGGCTTCCTGACACGCAGCTGGATGGGGGTCCGAGCGGAGAAGCATGCGCGTGGCCTGTAACGCGGGGAGGCGTGGCGGCCGCCGCCGTTGCCGCGGGAGCGCCGTGGAATGCCGGGGAGAAGACGTCCTGGCTCCCTGACTAAAagagcgtgagagagagagagagagagggggggtggagagtgggagggaggagggagggagagagggagggaaggagccGAGGCGGTGGACGGAGTGCCGGGCTGGTGGTTCGCGGCGCTGGATTATGAGCGTGAGGACTGCACTACTTCTGCTGGAAGCTCCATCCAGATGGTACTACCATCTTCCTGCTTGGGGTCAAAGTGAGATTCTGGGGTCAGGATGTAACACGGACTCTTTCAGAAGCGTGTGGTATGATTccattaagtgtgtgtgtgtgtgtgtgtgtgtgtgtgtgtgtgtgtgtgtgtgtgtgttcaggcttTATTTAGATGATGATGTGTGAGTTTCTGTTTCTTGTTTTCATGCAGTGGGCATGTAGGACGGGGGTTTCTCAGCTGAGCTGTAGTTTCGTATCTGGAATGCAGACCGGGAGTCTACAGGCACCTGTTGAAGtccatgatgtgtgtgtgtgtgtgtgtgtttgtctgagaTTATGTAATCTAAAAACACACTCATGACGGGCATGCCCAGACCTCGCGAGCTACAGCTGTGTGTTTCACCAAACGAAGCTGTCCCTCGTCCTCCAGAAGGAACCCGCGTCACCTCCGCGGTTCCGTCCGGTTCCGTCCCGCGGTTCTGAAGGCTGCAGGTGGCGgagggaggtttttttttttttttttttttttttcgttgtttttttcagagcgtcatgcaaagtgtgtgtgtttgtgtgcgagtACCAACATTAGGTCACCTGTGTGCGTTGTGGGCAAACGTTGCGTGTGTGAGGCGGCGCAGTTAAGCGGTTAAAGCGGCTGCGGCCGCACCTGCGAGCCGAATTCCTTCGACCTGAACGCCGCGCGCCGTGTCCCAGCTTGCTGCTCCTGAGCTCTCCGGCGCGTCCTGCCTACATAACAAATGCTCCAGTGCCCGAAAAAATGCCCCAAATCGGGTTGCACTTCATCGTCCTGGTGTGTGATGGGCCCGCCAGGTCCAGCGCAGGATTTAAGTGGACATTGTCAGCGCTGTAatcttacatttttacatttacagcatttaccagacgccattatccagagcaacctacaatcagtagttacagggacagtccccccccctggagacactcagggttaagtgtcttgctcagggacacgatggtagtaagtgggatttgaacctgggtcttctggttcacaggtgagtgtgttacccactaggctactacaacccaagtggagcactgtgtgtgtttctcacttGGGTTCGTCCTGGTGCATGGTCCAGATAGGACAGCACCAGGTCCTGTCGTGTATATCCGAGGTCTGGTTCCTGGCGGCGGTGCATGTTCTAAAATGGTGAGAAACACGCTCACCGCGACCTCATGATGCAACATTTGCACTTTTGGTTGATTGGTCCCACATCATAAAATCccgacagggtggtagtagcctagcgggtaacacactcgtctatgaaccagaagacccagtttcagaccccacttactaccatcgtgtgcctgagcaagacacttaaccctgagtgtctccaggggggggaccgtccctttaattactgattgtacgtcgctctggataagggcgtctgataaatgctgtaaatgtaagctctGTCCCTGCCATCTGTGCATATTACCGGTTCCTAAAACACCCACAAGCCTTTGTGCTTGTAGAAGAGTTGGACCTATTAAAGGATGAAAACCATCAGACTTTGTAGACTGTTCCATTCCACCACACTTCCGAAGGTCCCGTCCTACCCAGCAAGACTCCTTGTCTCCCAAGAGACACCTAATGGATGACTCAAACGTCAAGGTCACTGGTGTCCATAAAAAGCTGAACGGGTACCAGAACCTGACCTTTTGGGTCCTGACATCCAAAAAGACAATTCTGGATTCAATCCGTTCAGTTTTGTCGTTATTgatcttttttgtgtgtcttctAAACAAGACGATTAAGAGCAGATGCCTACAATCCAACAGTTGGAAGATCTCTGGAGAACCCCTGTGAGAGAAGATCAGTTGTCAGCCGGAAAGCGGTGGCCGCCCAGGTGTTTTCCTTCCAACTTCTTATTCTGGTACAGCAGGTTTATTTCTGGCAGGCGAGACAAAAGGGTTAATAGTTGTAGGGCTAAAAATAGGACTGGAACCTGCCACCGCCCGCCGGATGTGGACGTGGACAAGGTGGACCTCATAACAATGACCTTTTAAGATATTTCTGTCCAAGATGCCTCCTCAGCTCCGGTCAGATTGTTGGTTTTGATGGGGGGAGTTTGGGGGTGCTGCTTACCTCTGACACCTTGCACAATCCCTCTCTGTCGCCAACCGAAACCGTTCCTCGGCAAACAACTTGACGCTCGGCTTTCCTTGCACTGTAAAGGTGTCCAAGGAGGACACTCTCAGCTCCAAGAATCCCCCATGTTCATGTGAAACAGGTGCACCGGTCTCTCGATTCAGAAAACAAACCGGGCGGTAAGGACAGGAAAGAACTATTCAGCCGATGCAGAGGGAGCCTCCAGTGGTGTCCTCCTTCACCTGGACTTGGTGGCCACCACAGCtccaacacccacacacatgccaGAAGAGGCCAATGGGTCGGCTCTTTGGCGGTCGTGGGTGGACCCTGCTGTTTAACAAAGCCCAGCTAATTTAGCGCAACGGTCGATATTGTGCACTGGTGAAGCTCTTAAGACCGTTTGAATCCTTACGTTCGTGGTTCAAAAGATCTGCTTTTTAAAGCAGGATCGAACGAAATTCGTTTGGAGGCGCTGCAATGATGCAACCAGCGTCCCTACGGCTGGCGGCAGCGTGCGACTCTGCTGGTTGTGGTTTATCACCGGTTATCTGCCGTCTTGTAGCTTTATGATGGTCTCTGCCCATCCCTGCCGGCTTTGTTTACCTTGGAAACCCTCTCCCAACGTCTccagggtcttttttttttttttttttgtccggtTGTTAGGGGAGCACAGGAATGCGGTTTCGGGGAGTTGGGCTCGGTTTGCTCTTTGAAAGGCTAATCCTGGTCCCCTTTAGATCTTTGTCACGCCTGAAACCTGTAAATACTGGCAATGAAAGGGAAGACGCTCGCGTGGTCAGTTATGGGTCTTAGTAAGACCTTTAAACAGAATTAATCACCGGCGGCCATTTCCCCTGTCGCCCCTGAGTCGGTCATTCTGGGCTGATTATTCTGTTGACTGTTTCAAGCTAAATATCGTCCCGTATTGTCAAAGCAGGCTCGCTTGTGTCCCTTCCCTTTGAAAGGGTTTTTTAAATCGCTGACCCGAATACACTAAAGTGGCCTAGCCGGTTCTGGAATAGTAAAACCAGTGTTTCTGTGGAAACTTAATAGGACCCGGTCTGTGTGAGCGTGCCCTTGACTGGGCCTTTGGCTCCAGTTCCAGCAGAGGTTTGAGGAATtacctgatttaaaaaataagtcaAGCATCATGCTCCACCCACTCAAAAGAAGTGGCACTCCGTGCCACGGCGGCCAGGTGGCGGTGCGTTTGCACCGTGCATCGCGCCCTCAGCTCGTGTACCCGTCCGAGCAGATACTGCTGAAGCTGCAAGGCACTGTGCTGGGGTTAAGACCTTTGACCTGTGTCTCATTTTTGCTGTTAGTCACCAAGTGCCAGAAGGAATAGGAAGTTCAGGAATTTGTTCAGGCAGGAAAAGATGGCATCATATGAAACTTGATATATAACCGTTCAtctgtataattattttttttcctgcttggTGGCTTCCTGCTTACCATTGCATGGTTTTTAATATTGAACGTGCCCTCTTGCTCGTTCAGACTTACCGACTTTACTCTAAATGTCTTCTTCAGGCAGTACCAGAGCAGCTGTCACTAGAGACTCTGCTGCAGATGTCCAGCTCCCAGATGAGGGAGACCATGAAGAAGCTGGGCACCAGCTCAGAGGACTGTTCTCGCATCAGTGCTGCCCTCTCCTGTCTGAAAAGTGCAACTGAACAAGGTTGGCTGACCCAAAACTtgcaaccattgtgtccccaagcaagacacttaaccctgagttgtctACTGTTTGTAAGGCattcttgataagggcgtctggtaaatgccataaatgtaaatgtactgggCCGGTGAAGATGGAAAAAAGTGTTGAGTTTGAATTTCATTTCTTTGCGCTGTAGGAGTGGAGCTGAAGGAGGATGGAATTCCTTGGATCGTAGAGCCAACCTCACGGGCAGGGGACGGTGCCTCTCAGGTCCTGATAGACCAACTTTCCTGCCAGCCCATGAGCCCAGTAGGACCCCCCAGCCCCCATTCGCTGACACCCAGCACCCCTGGTACACCAGCCACACCCACAGTCAGTGTCCCCACCACCCCAGTCATCGTCCACTCGCGCTCCGTGTCCGTGTCGGGGTTGCCCTGCAGTGAGCCCCCGGAGGTCTACATCCACAACGGCCTCATGGACCCCTTCCCTTCGTCACCAAAGCTGGGCCGTTTCTTTGGACACCTGGCCACGCCCCCAGTGACGCCGCCTTCCAAAAAGCGCAATTTACTGAAGCCCCCGCGGACGCCCCCACCCCCGTCACGGATGCTGCTGGCACAGCTGCTGCCGAGCATCACCCGCAGCAAGAGCCACGAGTCCCAGCTGGCCAATCGCATCGAGGAGCCGCCACCCAGCAAGTGCGTTCACTCTTCAATCCCAgtggatgatgtgtgtgtgtgtgtgagagagagatagagagagagagagagataataataatcattttggTTCTAGTTCTGCTTTGGTCTAAATGTGGACGAGTTATGTGCCACTGGAATGCTGTAGTccaacttttttgtgtgtgtgatttgaattttaaaaatgtagcgGCTTGTCATGGTggtgacaatatatatatataaaaaaaaacctactaAACAAGGAGCAGACATTCTAGTTTTCATCTTATCCTGCTTGTTTGAAAGCCACTGCATTCCTTGGAAAAAATGTGCGCGTTCCAGCATGACCTCAGCCAGGATGTCAGAATAACTGAGCCAGGCGATAGAACCCGGAATCTAATCGTTCTTGCCAACTTTCCTCCGGTCTCTTACTCATGTTTCCTACTTTTACAGTACTGCCGAAACTTGAGGTGAATTGTGGTGTAATTTTTCTAAGTGCATGTGTGTCGTCTGTGCACTCTGCTTTCCTCCAGGCCCGGGAAAAAGAACAGGCCCACTCTGAACGGCTGCGGCGGGAGTGTTTCCGAAGACTCGGCCCTCCTCTCCGCACGCACACCCGTCGGCCTCGCCTCCTTCGTCCTCCCCAGCACTCCCACCCTGGTGGAGGACAGCAAGAGTGAGTCCTGTTTCTGGAGCCGCCCCGACTCTTCTCTGTTCGACCGTTAAAAACCAGAGGGGACTCCGGGGACGACATTTTACCAATATAAAGAACCTTTATCATCTTGATAATCATATGCCAGCATTGAATCAATCTGATTGAAAGTCAAGAAAATGTTCCAATTATTGGTACACGAAGAGAATATTGATACCAGTATGCGGAATAAGGCCGATCATTTAATTAAATCTGAAATCAACCAGAACAGTGATGTGTAATTGTAACATTGTGACATTACTCAGAATTCACTGGCGCTTGATTAGCGAGAATCGGAGGTAATTGGCCGAACGCACGGTGTTCACCGCTCTTTGCCGTTCTACCGTCTGTAGACAACCTGCACAGGAGCTCCCCTCAGACAGTCAGGAGGGACATCGGCCTCCCGGTCACCCACAGGTGGGACGGCGTCAGATTTTAACATCCTCACCGGTTTCCGGCCCACAACTCCCCGCAAGTAGTCAAATCTGCTTCCTTTCCAAAGGTTTTCCACCAAGTCCTGGCTGTCCCAAGTGTGCCAAGTGTGCCATAAGAACATGATGTTCGGAGTGAAGTGTAAGCACTGCAAGTGAGTGCGTGCAGTGATGCCACATTTCATTCTCACATGTGTGGTCCAGTCATGATTCTTCTCACCTTTGGCTTTGGTCGGCCCAGGTTAAAGTGCCACAACAGGTGTACAAAAGACGCGCCCCCCTGCCGGATTTCGCTTCTCACTCGTGAGTTCGTGCCTCCCGTCGTGTCCTCAAACCGAAAGTAGATGGTGGCCAGAAAGGTTGGCGCCAACGCAGCTAACGCTTTCCTCATACAGTTCCAATCAGGCGGACGGAATCTGTCCCGGACATTAACACCACCACCGCCGACCGGCCGTCCGACCCTCAGCAGTTCGGCACCTTGCCCAAGGTCGTCACCAAAAAGGTTTGAACTTATTGCCTGCagcgagtgtttttttttctgtacttcAAGTGTGAAATGTAGGCGTGGCTAACAGACtttcataaatgtgtgtgtgtgtgtgtgtctcaggaaCCCAGTCCTCTGCCGACCCAGCTGGACTCCAGCAGTAACCCCTCCTCCACCACATCCTCCACGCCCTCATCCCCGGCCCCCTTCAACACCAGCAACGTGACCCCACCCCCGGTACCCCCTAACCCCTCCCCCAAAGGTGGTCGCGATGGCAGGTTCCATTTTCCAGGTGAGCTGGAGTGTGCTGGAGATCCGCATTTCACTAACGTCGTTCTAATCGTCTACTCCGACTGCTCGGCCTCATCTGGTGAGGTTTTTtctgccggtgtgtgtgtgtgtgtgtgtgtgtgtgtgtgtgtgtgtgtgtgtatgtctgtgtgtgagagagagagggtttcATAGCGACAGGGCAAAGTTAACAGCCTCCTAACTCTTCTCTTCCAACACCTTTCTCCCCATCCGCCCAAAACGTTAGCTGTCTTCTACTATCAGCCTAGACAGCAGTTTATCTTCCCCGGTGAGTTAACGGTGTTCTCTGTGTGAGAGGCTTAAATTCTGCTCCCACCgctaaatttgtgtgtgtgtgtgtttaattttcttcttttttagttagtgattagtttttatttatttatttatttatttatgggtgGGGCTTAGAAGATGGCCATGCCCACTCCGACACGCCTAAAAGAATATTGTACCACCGTGCACTGAATGTAGCGTGTGTGAGTTCCTGCATGCTTCTACAGTActacagtagtgtgtgtgtgtgtgtgtgtgtgtgtgtgtggacatttgTAAGGGTCTGTTACTGTCTGTGTTTTGGTGTTTGCTTTCTTGTCCCTGTTCTAAAGATGTGACCTTTAATGACACGACCgggaaaaaaaacgtaaaataaTTTTGCTCCATTGCAGACGTGTCCGGTTGTTCTGCGCAGCATCCAGAGACCTACCACAGCCCGAGGTGAGCGCTCACATTAAAACCCAATCCCTGTAGGGGGCGCTGGTCGGCTACAGGTGTGCTGAAACTGCCCGTGTGTCTGCCGCAGCAAGCCGGAGCAGAGCGAGGCGGATCTGCAGCACCacgagcagcaggaggaggagcaggaggaggaggaggaggaggaggaggaagccgTGGCGGTGAGTCCTGCCAGGAGGATCTGGCCTGCAGTTTATTCGTGATCTGACCCCGTGTGTCCGCGGTattacaggaggaagaggaagacggGGGAGGCGACGGGGACGGGGAAGACGCTTCAGAAGATAGCGATGTCGGTGAACTGGAGGACGTGCCGAACCGCCGGGGAAGCCGCTGGCGGGGGCCCATCTCGCGGAAGGCCAGCCAGACCAGCGTGTACCTGCAGGAGTGGGACGTGCCCTTCGACCAGCTGGAGCTCGGGGAGCTGATCGGGAAGGGGCGCTGGGGGAAGGTCCACCGCGGCCGCTGGCACGGCGAGGTGGCGGTCCGGCTGATGGAGATCGACGGCACCATCCAGGAGCACCTGAAACTCTTCAAGAAGGAGGTGATGAACTACCGGCAGACGAGACACGAGAACGTGGTCCTGTTCATGGGGGCGTGCATGAACCCTCCGCAGCTGGCCATCATCACCAGGTCGGTGGTGCTTtccttatttatgtatttatttatatacaccTATACgtgaatacatttatatatacatttattacatatgtGTATGAGGAATATAACTTGTGTTGTCCAATTCATCCCAATGGTTAGTTTCTGTAAGGGAAGGACGCTCTTCTCGGCTGTCAGAGACTCCAAGTTTACCCTTGACCTCAACAAGACCAGACAGATCGCCCAGGAGATTGTAAAGGTACAGACCTGCTCAAACCTCGAGGCTTTCGGCTGTTTCCGGGGACAAGTTGTGTCGAacggtgaatgtgtgtgtgtttttttttttttttttttttttagggaatgGGGTACCTTCATGCCAAAGGAATCGTACATAAAGATCTCAAGTCCAAGAACGTGTTTTACGACAGTAACAAGGTGGTCATAACCGACTTCGGCCTGTTTGGGATGTCTGGAGTCGTGCAGGAAGGAAGGTACGAACATGACATGAAGTAGCCCCGTGATTTTGTGTATTCTTTCATGGCGCCATTGTTAATATGCGTGTTTGCCAGGCGTGAGAATGAACTGAAGCTGCCTCATGGCTGGATCTGTTACCTGGCCCCCGAGATCGTACGGAGGATGACCCCTGGAAGCTACGAGGACAGCCTGCCCTTCTCCAAAGCTGCAGACGTTTACGCTTTTGGGTgagactgaaagtgaagtgattgtcattgtgatgcccagcacacggtgtcacggtgaaacgtgtcctctgtatttaaccagtgggcaccatgacaggcgcccggggagcagtgtgtggggacgttgctttgctcagtggcacctcagtggcaccttggcagatcaggattcgaaccttcccacacactgctcccagggcgcctgtcatggctgcccactgctcaccaagggtgatggttaaatgcagaggacacatttcactgtgtgcaccgtgtgctgtgctgctgtgtatcacatgtgacaatcacttcactttggcgGATTGAGATTCAaactggcagccttctgattacggggccgttccTTTAAACATGAGGACGACcgtgtacacagtgaaacatatattttattaagagaccccatgcatttttaaatgtcaaaaatacTCTTGCTTCTCTGTGTTCGTTTGGGTTCGGCTTAATAACactgataaataattattaagtATTTATTCCAGGTCAAGAGCTTtctatatatatgtaatgtattcagaatgtCACCTTGATTCTCACAATGCAATGTACAATATAACCAACCATACAGATACTGCCATTACAataacacacattcatttctgTGGAGATTCTCATCATTACTAACCTGGCCGGTGTCTTTCCCCAGAACAATCTGGTATGAACTGCAGGCGCGCGACTGGCCAATCACCAAGCAGCCTGCCGAGTCCCTGATCTGGCTAGTGGGCAGTGGGACCAGCATAAAAAGAGTCCTGTCAGAGGTCAGCCTGGGCAAGGAGGTCACCGTAAGTGTCCCTAGATACGACACGACGCCTTCTCCATGTTCGTTGGGGTCAAATGAAGTACATAGATCCCTCTTGCCCTCTTCAGGAGATCCTCTCGGCCTGCTGGTCGTACCAGCTGGAGGTCAGACCGCCGTTCACCCAGATCTCCGACATGCTGGAGAAGCTGCCCAAGCTGAACCGCCGCCTCTCGCACCCTGGACACTTCTGGAAGTCGTCCGAGTACGTATCGTAACGCCAATCCCACAGAGACCCTCCCGGGACCCGCCTCCATCGCTCTGATGGAGGATCTTTAGTCCTTTCATTAATATTACTACTGTTATGTGTGGCTTCGTGACTGCAGTTGGTCGTCTCCAAGCAAGAGCATGTATGAATAGTGTGGAATACGGCATCAACCCAGTCTTAGTCCACCAGGGACCTGCAACACTGCCGCTTTAAACGGACGCTGCGATTAAAGATGGTGCTTAAAAGCTCTAAAGTCCAGAAGAAAGGTGAAATAGGTGGTGTCTTAGgatgtctctttttttctgtttaataagCTTTCACCCTGTTTCTCCAGATGATTCTGACTACAGATGCTAATTATGCCCTTATCCCCTCCTGTCCATCTTCCCTCCGGCTTCTTTCCTGTCCCCTCAAATGGAACTGGCTGCTTCCGTGGGCGACCTGCTTCTCCTGCTTCCTCCCTCTTCCTGTGTTGTCCCCTAAAGACCATGGCATCACCACTGTCTGCGGGAACAGTGCAGCCAGGGCCTGCGTTCCCGCTGTCCCTTCACGTCCAAATGAGGCTCCGAGTTTTGCTGCGTGTGTTTCTCTGTAGAGCTGCTGGTGGCTTCTGTTCCTGcttcacacctttttttttttttttttggtcacccTGTGGTTGGTCTGTTGgtgtgtctctctgtccctcggttaatctctctctctctctctctcttgctgtctTTCTCGCCTCCGCAGGTTGTAAGCCTGTCTTGCGTGTCGAAGCTCGCGTTTACCCTCTCCAGCTGCTTCCTCCGAGCGCGTCCAGCGGCCGCCACGAAACACGCCCATAACAACAGTAATAACGAGACGAATGTCACTGTAGCCGCCCGCCGCGAGTGTAGCTCCTCTGCACGGCCCCTACGGCCGATGCCGCGTGGACGTCTGAGAGTCTCTGACCGGTCACTCCTGCATGTGCCTGGGATTTACTAGACTGTTCGTTCCAAACTGCTGTTCAAGaatccttcttcttctccagtgATAACTCGAAACGTACCTCTACACACTCTTTAGGTTCTGCGTTAgtgtttgcattgtgtgtgtgtgtgtgtgtgtgtgtgtgtttgctgaatGTACTGTACTGGGACGATCGAGGGAATGCTGCGGAGGTCTGCTGTGCTCGAGTGTTGCTCTCACCGTGATGAGATGAAACGAAATAGGATCTATAAATGCcggttttatttaatgtatagCTACAGCCCCGTTTCTCTCTGGTTttgtatgaatgtttttttttaaagatatatatatatatatatacacacacacacacacacacacacacacacacatacatacacacacacacacacacacacacacatttgctgtATTTGTCAAAAATTTGAGTTAGGTACTCCACCTCTGTTGATGTACAGATATCTTTATACCGATATTTTTTCACGTGTAAATGCTATTGAACAGTGTACAATTAACAATtggttaaaaatgttttatatgtttcttGAGAATTCTTAtttttgtacagtgtgtgtgtgtgtgtgtgtgtgttcctctggaaaataataaaagccaaaaaaaaaaaaaaaagtctgtggtTTGACGTGGGTGTGCAAGGTTTCCTGCTATGAAAATGTGCACCACCAGCCAAACGTTTTCACGCtttcatcataaaaaaaaaaaactgaagacacaagactatgtaat
This window contains:
- the ksr1b gene encoding kinase suppressor of Ras 1 isoform X4, whose product is MDSAPARAGAGAGAGAVAAGEDRPDRGGVSGPAAAAAALQQCQLIQSMIDISISSLQGLRTKCAASNDLTQQEIRTVEAVPEQLSLETLLQMSSSQMRETMKKLGTSSEDCSRISAALSCLKSATEQGVELKEDGIPWIVEPTSRAGDGASQVLIDQLSCQPMSPVGPPSPHSLTPSTPGTPATPTVSVPTTPVIVHSRSVSVSGLPCSEPPEVYIHNGLMDPFPSSPKLGRFFGHLATPPVTPPSKKRNLLKPPRTPPPPSRMLLAQLLPSITRSKSHESQLANRIEEPPPSKPGKKNRPTLNGCGGSVSEDSALLSARTPVGLASFVLPSTPTLVEDSKNNLHRSSPQTVRRDIGLPVTHRFSTKSWLSQVCQVCHKNMMFGVKCKHCKLKCHNRCTKDAPPCRISLLTLPIRRTESVPDINTTTADRPSDPQQFGTLPKVVTKKEPSPLPTQLDSSSNPSSTTSSTPSSPAPFNTSNVTPPPVPPNPSPKGGRDGRFHFPAVFYYQPRQQFIFPDVSGCSAQHPETYHSPSKPEQSEADLQHHEQQEEEQEEEEEEEEEAVAEEEEDGGGDGDGEDASEDSDVGELEDVPNRRGSRWRGPISRKASQTSVYLQEWDVPFDQLELGELIGKGRWGKVHRGRWHGEVAVRLMEIDGTIQEHLKLFKKEVMNYRQTRHENVVLFMGACMNPPQLAIITSFCKGRTLFSAVRDSKFTLDLNKTRQIAQEIVKGMGYLHAKGIVHKDLKSKNVFYDSNKVVITDFGLFGMSGVVQEGRRENELKLPHGWICYLAPEIVRRMTPGSYEDSLPFSKAADVYAFGTIWYELQARDWPITKQPAESLIWLVGSGTSIKRVLSEVSLGKEVTEILSACWSYQLEVRPPFTQISDMLEKLPKLNRRLSHPGHFWKSSEPWHHHCLREQCSQGLRSRCPFTSK
- the ksr1b gene encoding kinase suppressor of Ras 1 isoform X6, producing the protein MQTGSLQAPVEVHDAVPEQLSLETLLQMSSSQMRETMKKLGTSSEDCSRISAALSCLKSATEQGVELKEDGIPWIVEPTSRAGDGASQVLIDQLSCQPMSPVGPPSPHSLTPSTPGTPATPTVSVPTTPVIVHSRSVSVSGLPCSEPPEVYIHNGLMDPFPSSPKLGRFFGHLATPPVTPPSKKRNLLKPPRTPPPPSRMLLAQLLPSITRSKSHESQLANRIEEPPPSKPGKKNRPTLNGCGGSVSEDSALLSARTPVGLASFVLPSTPTLVEDSKNNLHRSSPQTVRRDIGLPVTHRFSTKSWLSQVCQVCHKNMMFGVKCKHCKLKCHNRCTKDAPPCRISLLTLPIRRTESVPDINTTTADRPSDPQQFGTLPKVVTKKEPSPLPTQLDSSSNPSSTTSSTPSSPAPFNTSNVTPPPVPPNPSPKGGRDGRFHFPAVFYYQPRQQFIFPDVSGCSAQHPETYHSPSKPEQSEADLQHHEQQEEEQEEEEEEEEEAVAEEEEDGGGDGDGEDASEDSDVGELEDVPNRRGSRWRGPISRKASQTSVYLQEWDVPFDQLELGELIGKGRWGKVHRGRWHGEVAVRLMEIDGTIQEHLKLFKKEVMNYRQTRHENVVLFMGACMNPPQLAIITSFCKGRTLFSAVRDSKFTLDLNKTRQIAQEIVKGMGYLHAKGIVHKDLKSKNVFYDSNKVVITDFGLFGMSGVVQEGRRENELKLPHGWICYLAPEIVRRMTPGSYEDSLPFSKAADVYAFGTIWYELQARDWPITKQPAESLIWLVGSGTSIKRVLSEVSLGKEVTEILSACWSYQLEVRPPFTQISDMLEKLPKLNRRLSHPGHFWKSSEPWHHHCLREQCSQGLRSRCPFTSK